Genomic segment of Pseudomonas sp. DY-1:
TGACCTGGGCATATCCATTTCCACAGATTGCGTCCTCAGCGAGCTGGATGAAAAACGTCAGGACATCCTGGTGGTTTGTGGCGGCTTTCGCGTTCGGCTCGAGACTGAGGCATTGCTACGGACCAAGCTTCGATCAGCCGATGCCGCCGGGGCAGTGCTCGGGGGGCTCTGGAATGGTGCCTATTTTCTGGCCGAAGCCGGCCTGCTGGATGACCACGACTGCGCGTTCCATCCGGACTGCCGGGCGATGATGATGGAGCTCTTTCCAAAGGTAAGGGTAACGAGTCACTCCCAGGTACTCGATCGCAGGCGAATCAGTTGTGCTGGTGCCAACAGCTCCCTGGGCATGATGCTGGAGGTCGTTCGCCACAGTGCGGGTGATGACCTGGTGAGTGCCGTGGAAGAGGTGCTCAGCTGCGACAAAATGAAAGATGTCGTCGACGTGTCGGTCGTCTCGATCGATTTCGATCCAACGCTGCCTGAGACGATCAAGCTCGCGTTGGAGTTGATGCACAGCAACATTGAAGACCCGATCGAAATTGAAGAAATCGCTCGTTACGTGGGTATATCCAGACGACATCTGGAGCGTCTCTTCCGGCGCTATGTAAAGGCGACGCCTCCACGCTACTACCTCGAGCTTCGACTCACCCGGGCACGTCAGCTACTGCAGCACACCAATAAATCGCTGATTGAGATCGCCGTGGCGAGCGGGTTCGTGACCCTCCCGCATTTCCA
This window contains:
- a CDS encoding GlxA family transcriptional regulator, with product MRASFESVLKSKNLAHLDKARRSGLTTPVRRVSFILREHFSMMAFTGAVDALVTANLMSSTPVFEVQVVGGDSNLVVSDLGISISTDCVLSELDEKRQDILVVCGGFRVRLETEALLRTKLRSADAAGAVLGGLWNGAYFLAEAGLLDDHDCAFHPDCRAMMMELFPKVRVTSHSQVLDRRRISCAGANSSLGMMLEVVRHSAGDDLVSAVEEVLSCDKMKDVVDVSVVSIDFDPTLPETIKLALELMHSNIEDPIEIEEIARYVGISRRHLERLFRRYVKATPPRYYLELRLTRARQLLQHTNKSLIEIAVASGFVTLPHFQRCFRAMFDMAPGQFRKRNHFKV